In Silene latifolia isolate original U9 population chromosome X, ASM4854445v1, whole genome shotgun sequence, the following proteins share a genomic window:
- the LOC141619098 gene encoding uncharacterized protein LOC141619098, whose protein sequence is METDDEYDDDYNQSPRENNIEENKKYKRLLLAAEEELYDGCQTFSKLSFLLHLFHIKCMFHWSNESFNKILELILEAFPQIKVFPSTYYEGKKIINDLGLGYEKIHACPSNCMLYWGEFSQKEECHKCHTSRWKKTASQVGNNKDKEKGHLKKGEPAKVMRYFPFIPRLQRIYASPKTAHDMRWNHESRVKDGKLRHPADGLAWQEFDSRYPQFASDPRNDRIALATDGFNPYRLMNTTYSTWPIVLIPYNLPPWLCMKHSSFLLSCIIPGKTSPDIDIDVYMQPLLHELKFLWEGIHTFDDYEGNVFKLRAALHSTINDFPAYAMLSGWSTMGYDACPRCTHSTNSGRFGDKICYVGHRKWLDEDHHYRFEVNLFDGTIENGTAPKAVTGSDILRQQQSINYIYGQ, encoded by the coding sequence atggAAACTGATGATGAGTATGATGATGACTACAATCAAAGCCCAAGAGAAAACAACATTGaggaaaataaaaaatataaaagatTGTTATTAGCCGCGGAAGAAGAACTTTATGATGGTTGTCAAACTTTCTCAAAATTGTCATTTCTACTGCATTTGTTTCACATCAAATGTATGTTTCATTGGTCTAATGAGTCATTCAATAAAATACTTGAACTAATATTGGAAGCATTTCCACAAATTAAAGTGTTCCCATCAACTTATTACGAGGGAAAGAAGATTATCAATGATTTGGGTCTTGGATATGAAAAGATTCATGCTTGTCCATCTAATTGCATGTTGTATTGGGGGGAATTCTCACAAAAAGAAGAGTGTCATAAATGCCACACTTCAAGATGGAAAAAAACCGCAAGTCAAGTAGGCAATAACAAAGATAAAGAAAAAGGGCACCTAAAGAAAGGAGAACCCGCCAAGGTAATGAGATATTTTCCTTTCATTCCAAGATTACAGAGGATATACGCGTCGCCTAAAACAGCACATGACATGAGGTGGAACCATGAAAGTCGTGTGAAAGATGGAAAACTTAGGCACCCTGCTGATGGGCTAGCTTGGCAAGAATTTGACTCTCGTTATCCTCAATTTGCATCCGATCCTCGAAATGATAGGATAGCTTTGGCAACTGATGGTTTTAATCCTTATCGTTTGATGAATACAACATATAGTACTTGGCCAATTGTTTTGATACCCTACAACTTACCACCATGGCTATGCATGAAACACTCATCATTTTTACTGTCATGTATCATTCCTGGTAAAACTAGTCCTGACATTGATATTGATGTGTACATGCAACCCTTACTTCATGAGTTGAAATTCTTATGGGAAGGAATTCATACATTTGATGATTACGAGGGAAATGTTTTTAAATTAAGAGCGGCATTGCATAGTACTATCAATGACTTTCCAGCATATGCTATGTTATCTGGATGGAGTACTATGGGTTATGATGCTTGTCCTCGATGCACTCATTCAACAAATTCTGGTAGGTTTGGGGACAAAATTTGTTATGTTGGTCATAGAAAGTGGTTGGATGAGGATCATCATTATCGTTTTGAAGTTAATTTGTTTGATGGAACAATTGAGAATGGTACTGCTCCTAAAGCAGTAACTGGGTCTGATATTCTTAGGCAGCAACAAAGTATAAACTATATTTATGGTCAGTAA